One Nostoc sp. UHCC 0302 DNA window includes the following coding sequences:
- a CDS encoding thioesterase family protein: MELFKTLLRVRHYEMDALGHVNNAVYQNYLEQAAIEHSEHLGLTLDVYQELGGVFVMRRVEIDYLRPAVAGDTLEVTTWLKEIRGTRVFRHYEIRKQNQDDLLVTANALWVWVEAKTMRPRPIPSMMLDKFLQIQNSGVTT, translated from the coding sequence ATGGAATTATTCAAAACTCTATTGCGCGTTCGGCACTATGAGATGGATGCTCTTGGCCATGTAAATAACGCCGTCTATCAAAACTATTTAGAACAGGCTGCCATTGAACACTCCGAACACCTGGGTTTAACTTTGGATGTATACCAAGAACTAGGTGGCGTATTTGTCATGCGGCGGGTAGAAATTGACTACTTACGCCCAGCTGTTGCAGGCGATACTCTGGAAGTCACTACTTGGCTAAAGGAAATACGTGGAACCCGTGTTTTCCGACACTACGAAATTCGTAAACAAAATCAAGATGATTTATTAGTAACAGCAAATGCACTCTGGGTTTGGGTAGAAGCCAAAACAATGCGTCCACGTCCCATTCCCAGTATGATGTTGGACAAATTTTTGCAAATTCAAAATTCAGGTGTCACAACCTGA
- a CDS encoding S-layer protein: MNCKILLTVMALSVTSLVAPVKAQELNNRTPGQSNKVINACVQNQAQTLPNPFSDVPSNHWAFKAVMTMHYCGAFRQATPPALFEKLRPIQSQQQYEKEPQFQK; this comes from the coding sequence ATGAACTGCAAAATTTTACTAACAGTTATGGCGTTATCTGTTACTAGCTTAGTAGCTCCTGTCAAAGCTCAAGAGCTTAATAACAGAACTCCAGGGCAATCAAATAAAGTTATAAATGCTTGCGTCCAGAACCAAGCCCAAACTTTGCCAAATCCCTTTAGCGACGTACCATCAAACCATTGGGCTTTTAAAGCAGTTATGACTATGCATTACTGCGGAGCCTTCCGTCAAGCGACTCCGCCTGCTTTGTTTGAGAAGTTGCGACCAATACAAAGCCAGCAGCAATATGAAAAAGAACCACAGTTTCAAAAGTAA
- a CDS encoding ferritin-like domain-containing protein: MGSGAVAYYYAAQIRDSKTRPNVLAGFQLAESGSVPFLSALSDRAAAEGDTWLAEKLAKHASDETRHGQVFAHALKQLNKQVIDFKRQSQSPSTSKSKQQRSPFFAAFYEGYTQEQLKPPVIDWDVFMASTYILELDASKDFTRMAKVLPDDEPTTRNLKMGILSIAKDETGHAAYLYEAMLRRMSANQVEQLVDKWRNRKINALLAMVGGILQRNGETRSLVQDSEPVNV, from the coding sequence GTGGGTTCGGGTGCTGTTGCTTATTACTATGCCGCTCAAATTCGTGACTCTAAAACTCGCCCCAACGTCCTTGCAGGGTTTCAATTGGCAGAATCTGGCTCAGTTCCATTTTTATCTGCACTGAGCGATCGGGCAGCAGCCGAAGGCGATACATGGCTGGCAGAAAAACTCGCAAAACACGCATCAGATGAAACTAGGCATGGTCAGGTTTTTGCTCACGCCTTAAAACAGCTGAATAAACAAGTTATAGATTTCAAACGTCAATCCCAAAGTCCATCTACAAGTAAATCAAAACAGCAGCGCAGTCCCTTTTTTGCAGCATTCTATGAGGGTTACACACAAGAACAGCTAAAACCCCCTGTTATTGACTGGGATGTATTTATGGCTAGCACTTATATTCTGGAGTTAGATGCTAGTAAAGACTTTACCCGTATGGCAAAAGTATTACCTGATGATGAGCCAACCACTCGCAACTTAAAAATGGGAATATTGAGCATTGCTAAAGATGAAACTGGTCATGCAGCTTATCTCTACGAAGCGATGTTGCGGCGAATGTCTGCAAATCAAGTAGAACAACTTGTAGATAAATGGCGCAACCGCAAGATAAACGCTTTATTGGCAATGGTTGGCGGTATTCTCCAGCGCAATGGCGAAACTCGTTCACTAGTTCAGGATAGTGAGCCAGTCAATGTTTAA